From Bacillus sp. 2205SS5-2:
TCGCATTCAAATAAAAAGAATGAGTAACAGTGCGGAGCCATACTTCGCTCACAACTGAACTCATTCCCTTGTCCGGTTTTTAGGTTTTGAGAAAAAGAGAGTTGGATTTTCTCTATATAATCACTGTAAATGACGAGGAGCCATAAAATTTATCCATATTTTTATTAACTCCTTTATATTAAAATTCACATGGGTTATTTGCGTTACTTTTGAAAACACTCCTTCAATAATATTTAATTATTTCAATTATTCTCTATTTAGACAACAACGATTTTTAAATAAATTGAGTTTATAAGGGCTATGGGCACGGTTCTCCCGATATGATTGGTTGACATACCCATTAAATGCTAGCTTAAAGTGGTTTAAATAAGAAGCAATGACGACTATTCTGCTTTAATCCCATCACAATGTCTCACTTCTTTACAACGGCTTACCTGTATGGATCTAGATTTCTACTCATGAACATTGCCTACCATAATGATTCTTCTGTAATTAGATTTTCTCTTTTTCATCTACTATCGTATTGGCTAAGCGTAAGGTTTTGTTTTGGAGATGATTGCTCCTTTTCTTATAGAAAACTGTTATTGTCGATCCTTCTAACAGCGTATGTTTTCACTGAACTACGAACCTATTAGGACCAATAATGATAGAGCCACCACAAATTCAGCTTGTGTGGTAGCTTCTTCAATGAGTTGGTAGGGACAAGCTTTCGCCATATTCCTTCTTCCTGAAAAAGAGCCAGAGGAACTGTCCCCCTGGCTCACCCTTACTCCTTCTCATGTTCAAAAGCTACTTCAAATTTAGACAAGCTCGAACCTAGCATAATCTTTTCTTGGTTTTCTTCCCCTTGCCTTTTCGTATGAGCACTTTTGAACGAATTACTAGTCGTCCAAGCTTCAAATGATTCTTCGTTTTCCCATGTTGTGCATACCTTTAACTCATCATACTCTTCGATCTCTTTTGTAATGAGGATTTGCATACGGAGGAAGCCTGGTGTTTTATGTATTGCTTTTGGCTGTTGAAATCGTTTCGCCACCTCATGCACATGTCCTTTTTTAATGCGAATGCTATTGGTCACCATAATCATTTTTTCATTTCCCCTTTCAATTGTCCTTGTATATACTGTACCACCTCACTAGTTTTCCCACCACCCAAGATGTCCCGAAGGAGAATAGTTATTGAATATACTCCCCGCTATCAATCTATTTCTAAACGAATAACGGAGTTGTCTTTTCGTCTGACTTAGAAGTTTCGCCACTCTCTACATTATAGATTTTTTGAGAGAGATATATTATTCCCGATTTTCATTTCATCGTTTGTGTAAGAATTTTATTTCTTAAAAATCATACTTTTCAAGAAATTTATTTTTAGTATATCTTTATTATTATTTTTATCTGCTCGATAACTATCCTTAGATGAAGACTCATACGTACATAAATATTGCTGTGGATTTAGTAAATAATACTTCACATCTCCATTTTGATGCATTTCTAAATTTTCTAATTGAACTCCTGCGAAATTTGGTAAAGTATCAATAATTCCAAACTCAACTGAGAGTCCCTCTTTTGTGAACTCATGTTCATGCAAATCAATTAGGCTATATTCC
This genomic window contains:
- a CDS encoding antibiotic biosynthesis monooxygenase gives rise to the protein MIMVTNSIRIKKGHVHEVAKRFQQPKAIHKTPGFLRMQILITKEIEEYDELKVCTTWENEESFEAWTTSNSFKSAHTKRQGEENQEKIMLGSSLSKFEVAFEHEKE
- a CDS encoding phosphoribosylanthranilate isomerase yields the protein MDNSKFDEFIKIAKKLNDIEIIPLLMGSVGLEVITGKNWDAQDLDVHVPGDKRGWEVPPELSIYNWIEIMKIMSSMEYSLIDLHEHEFTKEGLSVEFGIIDTLPNFAGVQLENLEMHQNGDVKYYLLNPQQYLCTYESSSKDSYRADKNNNKDILKINFLKSMIFKK